A window of the Deinococcus sp. KNUC1210 genome harbors these coding sequences:
- a CDS encoding alpha/beta hydrolase has product MGTIHGAFIDATCRERCVNASCAVVSVHYRKAPEHPYPTGLNDCYAALLWLSDHAAELGIDPDRITIGGQSAGANLAAALTLKLRDEGGPRLMFQLLEVPALDLTFSASTHPELDQGYGLTRAALEACRRDYLTSADEAGTPYVSPLLAPDLSGLPPAHIMIAEYDPLRGDGAAYAERLREAGVPVTLTLGTGHIHGSPAFTRTMATARAWRSEVVAVLRRAQSMHNTPGMAVPDLQRF; this is encoded by the coding sequence ATGGGAACGATTCACGGTGCCTTTATCGACGCGACCTGCCGTGAACGCTGCGTCAACGCCTCCTGCGCGGTCGTCTCGGTGCACTACCGCAAGGCCCCCGAGCACCCCTACCCCACCGGCCTGAACGACTGCTACGCGGCACTCCTCTGGCTCAGCGACCACGCGGCGGAACTGGGCATCGACCCTGACCGCATCACCATCGGCGGCCAGTCGGCGGGTGCGAACCTCGCCGCCGCGCTGACCCTCAAACTCCGCGACGAAGGCGGCCCCCGGCTGATGTTCCAGCTGCTGGAGGTCCCGGCTCTCGATCTGACGTTTTCAGCTTCCACGCACCCCGAACTCGATCAGGGGTACGGCCTCACCAGAGCCGCTCTGGAAGCCTGCCGACGTGATTACCTCACCTCTGCCGACGAAGCGGGCACGCCCTACGTTTCCCCGCTGCTGGCTCCCGACCTCTCTGGCCTGCCTCCCGCGCACATCATGATTGCCGAATACGACCCGCTGCGCGGGGACGGCGCTGCCTACGCCGAACGCCTCAGAGAAGCCGGGGTGCCCGTGACGCTGACGCTGGGCACGGGCCACATTCACGGCTCGCCTGCCTTTACCCGGACGATGGCGACGGCACGCGCCTGGCGGAGCGAGGTCGTCGCGGTGCTGCGCCGCGCTCAGAGCATGCACAATACGCCCGGCATGGCCGTGCCAGACCTCCAGCGGTTCTGA
- a CDS encoding dipeptide/oligopeptide/nickel ABC transporter permease/ATP-binding protein has translation MTATTLHRPRRSPLLRALVRQPTAVIALLFLALIILASIFARQLAPYMPDAFDLPARLSGPTARHLLGADELGRDVLSRLLYGGTKALMGIVEAVLTAVLVAVPVGILAGYVGGTFDRAVTFLTDLVLAIPAIILVLVVLTLFPGNLNAAMIALGLLVAPGFARIIRGVTLPLKEADFVAAARVAGVAEGTIMVRHILPGVTRTAIVQASFVAANALLFAVGLGFLGLTASPGEAEWGQIVAAAAQQISTQPWLLIPSGGLIALMALALMMLGNALRDATADIGSAAEPTRSAVRTPASAPVIVTPEALPPANPQALLSVRGLSVAFEHRGHSTVVVDGVSFDVNAAETVGLVGESGAGKSMTALALLRLLATNGRITGGQVYFEGRDITSLDDRAFDQLRGSALGLISQEPLSSLDPAFTIGSQLGELVRLHDRVTGEKNRERCLELLRQVQMRQPERVLRSYPHELSGGMAQRAAIAMALAGRPRLLIADEPTTALDVTVQKEILNLLRQLQRDTGMAVLIVTHNLGVVADLCDRVVVLYAGQVFENAGVFELFDRPLNPYTLGLLRANPSHAQPGQLLAVIPGRVPPPGAWPVSCRFAPRCEFAAAECTAGPIPLLQPVNEHFSRCIRIDDVFLHPAPGQEVLAPSAHPAPSRQEAS, from the coding sequence ATGACCGCCACCACGCTCCACCGCCCACGCCGCTCTCCACTGCTGCGTGCCCTCGTGCGGCAACCCACCGCCGTCATCGCCCTCCTCTTTCTGGCGCTGATCATCCTGGCGTCGATCTTCGCGCGGCAGCTCGCACCCTACATGCCCGACGCCTTCGATCTCCCGGCCCGGCTGAGTGGGCCCACCGCCAGACACCTTCTCGGTGCCGACGAACTCGGACGTGACGTTCTGAGCCGACTGCTGTACGGCGGCACCAAAGCCCTGATGGGCATCGTGGAAGCGGTGCTGACCGCCGTGCTGGTCGCGGTGCCCGTCGGCATTCTCGCCGGATACGTCGGTGGAACGTTCGACCGGGCCGTGACCTTCCTGACCGATCTGGTGCTCGCCATACCCGCCATCATTCTGGTGCTCGTCGTGCTCACGCTGTTTCCCGGCAATCTCAATGCCGCGATGATTGCCCTGGGTCTGCTGGTGGCACCCGGTTTCGCCCGAATTATTCGCGGCGTCACCCTTCCGCTGAAGGAAGCGGACTTCGTCGCTGCTGCCCGTGTCGCCGGAGTGGCCGAGGGCACGATCATGGTCCGTCATATTCTGCCCGGCGTGACGAGAACGGCCATCGTGCAGGCGTCGTTCGTGGCAGCCAACGCGCTGCTGTTCGCGGTAGGACTGGGCTTCCTGGGCCTGACCGCCTCGCCCGGCGAAGCCGAATGGGGCCAGATCGTCGCGGCAGCCGCGCAGCAGATCAGTACGCAGCCCTGGCTGCTGATACCGTCCGGCGGCCTGATCGCGCTGATGGCCCTCGCCCTGATGATGCTCGGCAACGCGCTCCGTGACGCCACCGCCGACATCGGAAGCGCCGCCGAGCCGACCCGCTCCGCTGTCCGGACGCCCGCTTCAGCTCCGGTGATCGTCACTCCGGAGGCCCTGCCCCCGGCGAATCCACAGGCGCTGCTGTCTGTTCGCGGTCTCAGTGTGGCCTTCGAGCACCGTGGACACAGCACGGTGGTGGTCGATGGCGTGAGTTTTGACGTCAACGCCGCCGAGACGGTCGGGCTGGTCGGCGAGTCGGGTGCCGGGAAAAGCATGACCGCGTTGGCGCTCCTGCGCCTGCTGGCGACGAACGGACGCATTACCGGCGGTCAGGTGTACTTCGAAGGTCGAGATATCACCAGCCTGGACGACCGCGCTTTCGATCAGCTGCGTGGCAGTGCGCTCGGCCTGATCTCTCAGGAACCGCTCTCCAGCCTCGACCCCGCGTTTACCATCGGCAGTCAGCTGGGTGAACTGGTGCGCCTGCACGACCGCGTGACCGGCGAGAAAAACCGGGAACGATGCCTGGAACTGTTGCGTCAGGTGCAGATGCGCCAGCCGGAGCGGGTGCTGCGGTCTTACCCACACGAACTGTCCGGCGGAATGGCGCAGCGTGCCGCGATTGCCATGGCCCTGGCCGGGCGGCCCAGACTGCTGATCGCCGACGAACCGACCACCGCGCTTGATGTCACGGTTCAGAAGGAGATCCTGAACCTGCTGCGCCAGCTTCAGCGCGATACGGGCATGGCCGTGCTGATCGTGACCCACAATCTGGGTGTGGTGGCCGACCTCTGCGACCGGGTGGTGGTCCTGTATGCCGGACAGGTCTTCGAAAACGCGGGCGTGTTCGAGTTGTTCGACCGGCCTCTCAACCCCTACACGCTGGGCCTGCTGCGGGCCAATCCCTCGCACGCCCAGCCCGGTCAGCTGCTGGCGGTGATTCCTGGCCGCGTTCCGCCGCCGGGTGCCTGGCCCGTCTCCTGCCGCTTCGCACCTCGCTGCGAGTTTGCCGCCGCCGAATGTACCGCCGGGCCGATTCCGCTGCTGCAACCCGTGAACGAACATTTCAGCCGCTGCATCCGAATTGACGACGTCTTCCTTCATCCGGCTCCTGGGCAGGAAGTGCTCGCACCCTCGGCCCACCCGGCCCCGAGCCGACAGGAGGCGTCATGA
- a CDS encoding ABC transporter permease — protein sequence MLRILGHRLLFSIPLLVFVTALTFFLVSLTPGDPAVVILGQNRAPAEYQQLREQLGLLKPVPVQYAAWINTLAHGSLGTSIFNNESVVAKLNARLGVTLSLVTLTALVSSIIGISLGIASALRRGALARAVDVLSLLGIVLPSFWVALVLVAVFAVRLRWLPAIGYVHPSTSLTGWLRGLVLPVVVLAGPAIGLIAQQTRNAMLDILERPFIRTLRAGGVKPASLIYRHALRNAGVPVLTVIGLVFIGLLGGTIIAENVFALPGLGGLAVEATGRHDLPVIQGIVLYFTVIVVVVNLLVDLLYAWLNPRIRVS from the coding sequence ATGCTGAGAATCCTTGGACACCGGCTGCTGTTTTCGATTCCACTGCTCGTCTTCGTGACGGCCCTGACCTTCTTTCTGGTCTCGCTGACGCCCGGTGATCCTGCCGTCGTCATCCTCGGGCAGAACCGCGCCCCTGCCGAATACCAGCAGCTTCGCGAACAGCTCGGACTGCTCAAGCCCGTGCCGGTGCAGTACGCCGCGTGGATCAATACCCTCGCCCACGGCAGCCTCGGCACCTCCATCTTCAACAACGAGTCGGTCGTCGCAAAACTCAATGCCCGGCTCGGCGTCACCCTCTCGCTCGTCACCCTCACGGCCCTGGTGTCCAGCATCATCGGCATCTCGCTGGGCATCGCCAGTGCCCTGCGGCGAGGTGCCCTGGCCCGCGCCGTCGATGTCCTGTCGCTGCTCGGAATCGTGCTGCCGAGCTTCTGGGTCGCCCTGGTCCTCGTCGCGGTCTTCGCCGTGCGTCTGCGCTGGCTGCCCGCCATCGGGTATGTCCATCCTTCGACGTCGCTGACCGGCTGGCTGCGGGGTCTGGTGCTGCCGGTGGTGGTGCTGGCGGGTCCGGCCATCGGTCTCATCGCCCAGCAGACCCGCAACGCGATGCTCGACATTCTGGAGCGGCCATTTATCCGCACGCTACGAGCTGGCGGGGTCAAACCCGCTTCCCTGATCTACCGGCATGCCCTGAGAAACGCAGGTGTCCCGGTGCTGACCGTGATCGGCCTGGTCTTCATCGGACTGCTGGGCGGCACCATCATCGCCGAAAACGTGTTCGCGCTGCCGGGCCTGGGCGGTCTCGCGGTCGAGGCCACCGGACGGCACGACCTGCCCGTCATTCAGGGCATCGTCCTATACTTCACGGTGATCGTGGTGGTGGTCAACCTGCTCGTCGACCTGCTGTACGCCTGGCTCAATCCGAGGATCCGCGTCTCATGA
- a CDS encoding helix-turn-helix transcriptional regulator: MTASLTSHDFSGTLDRRTQLADFLRSRRMRLSPEQVGLSSTGRRRTQGLRREEVALLAETSTTWYTWLEQRRDIRVSGPLLDRLALALHLDAGERLHLFALAGLPLPLDTALHETVSAAVQRFIHGLHDQPAYVLGRRWDYLAWNRATELVFGCRVAAEHNVLRRMFLDPARRQLYTDWNCAAAGMVARFRSDCAPYIGEPWCAALVEELSTTSPEFRRLWLQHDVKGSPDGLKDLQHPQMGRMMFEHLVLRLPDAPGLGIVVYTPLPDWDTPAKLRKLLQAAQEQEQQS, from the coding sequence ATGACTGCGTCTCTGACCTCGCACGATTTCTCGGGCACGCTGGACCGCCGCACGCAACTGGCCGACTTTCTGCGTTCGCGGCGAATGCGACTGTCGCCGGAACAGGTGGGCCTGAGCAGCACAGGCCGCCGCCGCACCCAGGGACTACGCCGCGAGGAAGTGGCCCTGCTGGCCGAGACGAGCACCACGTGGTACACCTGGCTCGAACAGCGCCGCGACATCCGGGTATCCGGCCCCCTGCTGGACCGTCTGGCCCTCGCCCTCCATCTGGACGCAGGAGAGCGGCTGCATCTCTTCGCGCTGGCGGGCCTGCCGCTGCCGCTCGATACGGCGCTGCACGAGACGGTTTCGGCGGCAGTGCAGCGCTTCATCCACGGTCTGCACGACCAACCTGCCTATGTGCTGGGCCGCCGCTGGGACTATCTGGCCTGGAACCGGGCCACCGAACTGGTCTTCGGGTGTCGCGTGGCGGCAGAACACAACGTGCTGCGGCGCATGTTCCTCGACCCTGCTCGCCGTCAGCTGTACACCGACTGGAACTGCGCGGCGGCTGGCATGGTCGCCCGCTTTCGCTCGGACTGCGCTCCGTACATCGGGGAACCTTGGTGCGCGGCACTGGTCGAGGAACTGAGCACCACCAGTCCGGAATTCCGGCGACTCTGGCTCCAGCACGACGTGAAGGGCAGCCCGGACGGACTCAAGGACCTCCAGCATCCGCAGATGGGCCGCATGATGTTCGAACATCTGGTGCTGCGCCTGCCAGACGCCCCTGGCCTGGGAATCGTCGTGTATACCCCCCTGCCCGACTGGGACACGCCCGCCAAACTCAGAAAGCTTCTGCAGGCTGCTCAGGAGCAGGAACAGCAGTCATAG
- a CDS encoding ABC transporter substrate-binding protein, which translates to MKTPKISLRSTAALLSLGLLLSTPASAAVTPPGDTLTFAIGNAPSSLDPSSGEASNEYYFTLAYDSLISFEYDGVYKPGLATSWKWVGNDYKTLDLQLRRNVKFSDGSTFDAKTVKAWLDLQMKNKSPVALNLGTKSVAVTGPNSVRLTMAASNPLALLFLSRTWLSGVIPCPKAASNPGMLKAATCGTGPYVLDPKQTVTGDTYTYLANPNYWDPSRVQWKKVILKVVNNPQAALDAVRAGQAQVAWPAQASLIKSALDAGLKSVGVPQNVLGLDFLDKSGKVAPALKDVRVRQALNYAIDRSALSAALGGGQGNPVSTQFLEGADGYDASLANAYPYDVAKAKQLLAAAGYPQGFEVTILSTPIAGLDTVMQGVAGYWQAIGVKAKIDTKPQASDFFAGLTAGKYAVAAAALGATNPTLLAWNCCFRSGAVWNPDKTTVPPLEAVINKLRVTDPTKAGPVAKQVNSYLTKNAWFVPVYSGKLNYVFDPKKVALPNPSGAQPVVDILDVKPAK; encoded by the coding sequence ATGAAGACACCCAAGATTTCTCTGCGCTCGACCGCCGCTCTGCTCAGCCTGGGCCTGCTGCTCAGCACGCCTGCCTCTGCCGCCGTCACTCCGCCCGGCGACACCCTCACGTTTGCAATTGGGAACGCGCCTTCGTCTCTCGACCCTTCTTCTGGCGAAGCGAGCAACGAATACTACTTCACCCTCGCCTACGACTCACTCATCAGCTTTGAATACGACGGTGTGTACAAGCCGGGTCTCGCCACCTCCTGGAAATGGGTCGGCAACGATTACAAAACCCTGGACCTACAACTGCGGCGCAACGTGAAATTCAGCGACGGCAGCACCTTCGACGCCAAAACCGTCAAGGCGTGGCTCGACCTCCAGATGAAAAATAAATCTCCGGTGGCGCTGAACCTGGGAACCAAGTCGGTGGCTGTGACCGGGCCGAATTCCGTTCGCCTGACGATGGCCGCTTCCAACCCGCTCGCCCTGCTGTTCCTGTCGCGGACGTGGCTGTCGGGCGTTATTCCCTGCCCGAAGGCTGCCAGCAACCCCGGCATGCTGAAGGCCGCGACGTGCGGCACCGGCCCCTATGTCCTCGATCCCAAGCAGACGGTGACGGGCGACACCTACACCTATCTCGCCAACCCCAACTACTGGGACCCTTCGCGGGTGCAGTGGAAAAAGGTAATCCTCAAGGTCGTCAACAATCCACAGGCCGCCCTGGACGCGGTGCGTGCCGGTCAGGCCCAGGTTGCCTGGCCCGCGCAGGCGTCGCTGATCAAGTCGGCCCTCGACGCTGGCCTCAAGAGCGTCGGTGTGCCGCAGAACGTCCTCGGTCTGGATTTCCTCGACAAGAGCGGCAAGGTCGCCCCGGCCCTCAAGGATGTCCGTGTCCGGCAGGCCCTCAACTACGCGATTGACCGCAGTGCCCTCTCAGCCGCGCTGGGTGGCGGTCAGGGCAATCCGGTCTCGACCCAGTTCCTCGAAGGAGCCGACGGCTACGACGCCTCGCTCGCCAACGCCTATCCCTACGACGTTGCCAAAGCCAAGCAGCTTCTGGCTGCCGCCGGGTATCCGCAGGGCTTCGAGGTGACGATTCTGTCCACCCCGATCGCGGGCCTCGATACCGTGATGCAGGGCGTGGCGGGCTACTGGCAGGCCATCGGCGTGAAAGCCAAGATCGATACCAAGCCGCAGGCCTCCGACTTCTTCGCCGGGCTGACGGCTGGCAAGTACGCAGTGGCGGCAGCGGCCCTCGGCGCGACGAACCCGACCCTGCTCGCCTGGAACTGCTGCTTCCGCTCGGGAGCCGTGTGGAATCCCGACAAGACCACCGTGCCGCCACTGGAAGCCGTCATCAACAAACTGCGCGTGACAGACCCGACCAAGGCTGGCCCGGTTGCGAAACAGGTCAATAGCTACCTGACCAAGAACGCCTGGTTCGTGCCGGTCTACAGTGGAAAACTCAATTACGTCTTCGATCCCAAGAAGGTCGCGCTGCCCAATCCGTCGGGCGCTCAGCCGGTGGTCGATATTCTCGACGTCAAGCCAGCCAAGTAA
- a CDS encoding substrate-binding domain-containing protein: MKSEHERDVASPRSGYEAMARLIGHGPTAVLAASDNLAIGAMQFLLEQKRSIPGDVSVMGFDDLDIAAHPMLRLSTVAFDFYELGVLGARTLLDALQEKSDVPRVQLSPYRLVLRDTVRTL; encoded by the coding sequence GTGAAGTCGGAGCATGAACGCGACGTGGCCTCGCCGCGCAGCGGCTATGAAGCCATGGCCCGGCTGATCGGGCACGGCCCGACGGCAGTGCTGGCGGCCTCCGACAATCTGGCAATCGGTGCGATGCAGTTTCTGTTGGAGCAGAAACGTTCTATTCCGGGCGACGTTTCGGTGATGGGATTTGACGATCTGGACATCGCCGCTCATCCGATGCTGCGCCTGTCGACTGTGGCGTTCGATTTTTACGAACTGGGTGTGCTCGGTGCGCGAACGCTCCTGGACGCCCTTCAGGAGAAGAGCGATGTTCCGCGTGTGCAGTTGTCGCCGTACCGTCTGGTGCTTCGAGATACCGTTCGCACACTTTAA
- a CDS encoding Nif3-like dinuclear metal center hexameric protein, with translation MSTLSIQNVIDTVLSATNVPTLSRTADTFKTGDPNTPLTSIVTTFLATAEVIREAAAQGANLIVTHEPTFYSAEDTDDLAWLDGDPTYEAKRRMIEEHGIVIWRFHDYWHMMKPDGILTGVAQQLGWTVDPPAIALDEALHAMTAGKSGDTRRAGAAVGVATIPEISLLDLARHLKEQLGATAVRMVGPDDLPVRRVGLTLGALPGKMTIAALQRDDVDIVLTGETREWETCEFLRDAEYFGCPKGMLVVGHATSEEAGMAYLADWLRGLFPDVQVTHLASGDPFRTL, from the coding sequence ATGAGTACCCTTTCTATCCAGAACGTCATCGATACGGTCCTGAGCGCGACCAACGTGCCCACGCTGTCCCGCACCGCCGACACCTTCAAGACCGGCGATCCGAACACGCCGCTCACCAGCATCGTCACCACCTTTCTGGCGACGGCTGAAGTGATCCGTGAGGCAGCCGCGCAGGGTGCCAATCTGATCGTGACGCACGAACCCACCTTCTACTCTGCCGAGGACACCGACGATCTGGCCTGGCTCGACGGTGATCCCACCTACGAGGCAAAACGCCGCATGATCGAGGAACACGGCATCGTCATCTGGCGCTTTCACGACTACTGGCACATGATGAAGCCAGACGGCATCCTGACGGGCGTGGCGCAGCAGCTGGGCTGGACCGTCGATCCACCGGCCATCGCTCTGGACGAGGCCCTGCACGCCATGACTGCCGGAAAAAGCGGCGACACCCGGCGCGCCGGGGCCGCTGTGGGCGTCGCCACCATTCCCGAGATCTCCCTGCTCGACCTTGCACGGCACCTCAAAGAGCAGCTCGGGGCCACTGCCGTGCGGATGGTCGGCCCGGACGATCTGCCAGTGCGCCGCGTCGGTCTGACGTTGGGCGCTCTGCCGGGAAAAATGACCATCGCCGCGCTGCAACGGGACGACGTCGATATCGTGCTGACCGGAGAAACCCGCGAGTGGGAAACCTGCGAGTTCCTGCGGGACGCCGAGTATTTCGGATGCCCCAAGGGAATGCTGGTGGTGGGGCACGCTACCAGCGAGGAAGCCGGCATGGCGTACCTCGCAGACTGGCTGCGCGGGCTGTTCCCAGACGTGCAGGTGACCCATCTTGCCAGCGGCGACCCGTTCCGGACGCTGTGA
- a CDS encoding MFS transporter: MTERLHPSDRPVQPTAPLRLPGSLWVLALGNFAIGTSALMVAGVLGVLATDLHVSLGAAGATVTAYSLTYTLSAVLLGSLTAHLKRKPLLLLALVVFALGNLGAALAPTLPLLLLARIVSAIGASLFTPVASGVASALVPPEARGRALALVFVGIPIATVLGVPLGTWIGGALGWRSAFWLVVGLSVLAAAGVALLVRPVTTERPTAHWLDLLRRPALRRALMVMFLLYVGQFVVYPYLAPVLRTMTGLSASGLVLMLLWFGVAGLAGNALGGRLADSWNGPRTLQIGLSLLALSLLLLPLLASSVWGVAFLLGLWGVGGLMTNPPQQSRVVDLSPDAPSIGLALNASALYLGQAIGAPLGGLLAGTHLIWLGPVGGAVVIGALLTALSASPFRQPADTV, translated from the coding sequence ATGACGGAACGCCTTCATCCTTCCGACCGCCCGGTACAGCCGACTGCTCCGCTGCGGCTTCCCGGCTCACTGTGGGTACTTGCACTCGGTAACTTCGCCATCGGCACGAGCGCCCTGATGGTGGCCGGGGTTCTGGGTGTCCTGGCGACCGATCTGCACGTCTCGCTCGGAGCCGCCGGAGCCACTGTTACCGCCTATTCACTGACCTATACCCTGAGCGCGGTGCTGCTGGGCAGTCTGACCGCGCACCTGAAGAGGAAGCCTCTGCTGCTGCTGGCGCTGGTCGTGTTTGCACTCGGCAACCTCGGGGCGGCGCTGGCACCCACCCTCCCCCTGCTGCTGCTTGCCAGAATCGTTTCGGCCATCGGGGCGAGCCTGTTCACGCCGGTCGCCTCTGGCGTGGCCTCAGCCCTGGTGCCTCCCGAAGCGCGTGGACGGGCGCTCGCCCTGGTATTCGTGGGCATTCCGATTGCCACGGTACTGGGTGTTCCGCTCGGTACCTGGATCGGGGGCGCGCTGGGGTGGCGCTCTGCGTTCTGGCTGGTCGTCGGTCTGAGCGTTCTGGCGGCCGCCGGGGTGGCGCTGCTGGTGCGTCCGGTGACGACCGAGCGGCCCACCGCCCACTGGCTGGACCTGTTGCGGCGACCCGCTCTCAGGCGTGCCCTCATGGTGATGTTTTTGCTGTATGTGGGTCAGTTCGTGGTGTATCCGTATCTCGCGCCCGTGCTGCGGACGATGACCGGACTTTCAGCCAGCGGCCTGGTTCTGATGTTGCTGTGGTTCGGTGTGGCTGGTCTGGCAGGCAACGCGCTCGGTGGCCGCCTCGCCGACAGCTGGAACGGTCCCCGCACGCTCCAGATAGGCCTATCGCTGCTGGCGTTGTCGCTGCTGCTGCTTCCCCTGCTGGCCTCCTCTGTCTGGGGCGTCGCCTTCCTGCTGGGCCTGTGGGGTGTCGGTGGCCTGATGACCAACCCGCCGCAGCAGAGCCGGGTCGTGGATCTCAGTCCGGATGCGCCCAGCATCGGCCTCGCCCTGAATGCCAGTGCTCTGTATCTGGGACAGGCGATCGGCGCGCCGCTGGGTGGCCTGCTGGCCGGGACCCACCTGATCTGGCTGGGGCCGGTCGGCGGGGCAGTGGTGATCGGTGCCCTGTTGACCGCGCTGTCTGCCTCGCCGTTCAGACAACCCGCAGACACGGTGTGA
- a CDS encoding LacI family DNA-binding transcriptional regulator: MSRVRSQDKPATIKDVARVAGVSFSTVSRVVNNSKPVDELTRARVLQAIEELRYVPNTLARGLQTRQTRCLGMMLPEIGSSGAAKLLEGAESCVREAGYTMLLMTTDAATARELECFSILRQQQIDGLLWVAATYTDAHRDWQQHHALPTVVVAQDFSSYSLPSVLVDNYHAAYDAAEYLIANGHRRIAMITGDLNDQAVGVDRYRGFLDALAAHSIALEPESGGEVGA; this comes from the coding sequence ATGTCTCGTGTTCGCAGCCAGGACAAACCAGCTACCATCAAAGATGTGGCGCGAGTCGCGGGCGTCTCCTTCTCGACCGTCTCGCGTGTCGTGAACAATTCCAAACCGGTGGATGAACTCACCCGCGCACGCGTCCTCCAGGCCATCGAGGAACTTCGCTATGTTCCCAATACCCTGGCGCGTGGCCTTCAGACCCGGCAGACCCGCTGCCTGGGCATGATGCTGCCCGAAATCGGGTCCTCCGGCGCGGCGAAACTGCTGGAAGGTGCGGAATCGTGTGTGCGTGAGGCCGGATACACGATGCTGCTCATGACCACCGACGCGGCCACTGCCCGTGAACTCGAATGCTTCTCCATCCTGCGTCAGCAGCAGATCGACGGACTGTTGTGGGTGGCGGCGACCTACACAGACGCCCACCGCGACTGGCAGCAACACCACGCCCTCCCGACCGTCGTGGTGGCGCAGGATTTTTCGAGCTACAGCCTGCCCAGCGTGCTGGTAGACAACTACCACGCGGCCTACGACGCGGCGGAATACCTGATCGCGAATGGACATCGCCGCATCGCCATGATTACCGGCGACCTGAATGATCAGGCTGTGGGTGTGGACCGATACCGGGGCTTTCTCGACGCGCTCGCAGCGCACTCCATCGCACTCGAACCCGAATCTGGTGGTGAAGTCGGAGCATGA
- a CDS encoding ABC transporter ATP-binding protein: protein MTQSEPGNSAAQTAVPLLEIRDLEVQYRRRRRDPVLRASDRVSLEVYSGETVGVVGESGSGKSTVAKAALGLAPVHAGQIRLSGRDITQLGPRGRRDLSRTMQVVFQDPNASLNPYLTVGRSLSEPLEVHGLRPGPELRQRVEQALERVGLPPEAADRYPSQFSGGQKQRLAIARALIVDPQLLICDEAVSALDLSIQAQILNLLVEQQHGRQLSYLFISHDIEVVRYISDRIYVMYLGQVMETGPARAVTSQPAHPYTQELLDSAPVADPRLQRRRASEEAARIALRPTTPAAGVHPATGCPFAPRCPYVTEICRAQRPPLIPTDAGGLTACHHYPEWKTLHAQGGSTP, encoded by the coding sequence ATGACCCAGAGCGAACCTGGGAACAGTGCGGCGCAGACCGCCGTTCCACTGCTCGAAATCCGGGACCTGGAGGTGCAGTACCGCCGCCGTCGCCGCGACCCCGTGCTCAGGGCATCGGACCGGGTCAGCCTCGAAGTGTACTCGGGTGAAACGGTGGGCGTCGTGGGCGAGTCCGGCTCCGGCAAATCGACGGTGGCAAAGGCCGCGCTGGGTCTGGCCCCGGTCCATGCCGGTCAGATCCGCCTTTCCGGGCGGGACATCACCCAGCTGGGTCCCCGTGGACGGCGCGACCTGAGCCGGACCATGCAGGTCGTCTTCCAGGACCCCAACGCTTCTCTGAATCCTTACCTCACGGTGGGGCGGTCGCTGTCTGAACCGCTGGAGGTTCATGGTCTGCGCCCCGGCCCCGAGCTGCGTCAGCGGGTGGAGCAGGCGCTTGAGCGGGTCGGCCTTCCTCCCGAAGCGGCAGACCGTTATCCGTCTCAGTTTTCCGGCGGCCAGAAACAGCGGCTCGCCATCGCCCGCGCCCTGATCGTGGACCCGCAACTGCTGATCTGTGACGAAGCCGTCAGCGCCCTCGACCTGTCCATTCAGGCGCAGATTCTGAATCTGCTGGTCGAGCAGCAGCACGGCAGGCAGCTGAGTTATCTGTTCATCTCACACGACATCGAGGTCGTCCGCTACATCTCCGACCGGATCTACGTCATGTACCTCGGGCAGGTGATGGAAACCGGCCCCGCACGCGCCGTGACCAGTCAGCCCGCACATCCGTACACCCAGGAACTCCTCGACTCTGCCCCCGTCGCGGATCCACGGCTACAGCGCCGCCGTGCCAGCGAGGAAGCAGCCCGGATTGCGCTGCGCCCCACCACCCCGGCAGCCGGTGTCCACCCGGCGACCGGCTGTCCGTTCGCGCCGCGCTGCCCATATGTCACCGAGATCTGCCGCGCCCAACGTCCTCCGCTGATTCCCACCGATGCGGGCGGCCTGACAGCCTGTCATCACTACCCCGAATGGAAGACCCTGCACGCACAAGGAGGCTCCACCCCATGA